From the Chitinolyticbacter meiyuanensis genome, one window contains:
- a CDS encoding YiiD C-terminal domain-containing protein, whose protein sequence is MTATFAARWQDRLHDGFPLLAAMQLQVVGDAGHWQLRAPFSPNRNNHGTAFGGSLATLAIITGWMAASLLADPDCEVVIQSAHHDYTAPLTGDLVATALPVPTQAASQFTRAVARQRPARLEVRVRVQGVDGAVVGEFVGRYVALPVQPI, encoded by the coding sequence ATGACCGCCACCTTCGCTGCCCGTTGGCAAGATCGTCTGCACGACGGCTTTCCATTGCTGGCGGCGATGCAGCTGCAGGTGGTCGGCGATGCCGGGCATTGGCAGCTACGGGCGCCGTTCTCCCCTAATCGCAACAATCACGGCACTGCCTTTGGTGGCAGCCTGGCCACGCTCGCCATCATTACCGGCTGGATGGCGGCGTCGCTGCTCGCCGACCCGGATTGCGAAGTGGTGATCCAGTCCGCGCATCATGACTACACCGCCCCACTCACCGGGGATCTGGTCGCGACTGCCCTGCCGGTGCCGACCCAGGCTGCATCGCAATTCACCCGGGCGGTAGCGCGCCAGCGCCCTGCACGGCTCGAGGTTCGGGTGCGGGTACAGGGGGTGGATGGCGCGGTGGTCGGCGAATTCGTCGGGCGCTATGTCGCGCTGCCGGTGCAGCCCATCTAA
- a CDS encoding DEAD/DEAH box helicase, with protein sequence MTFASLGLAPEVLKAVEEQGYENPTPIQAQAIPSVLAGRDMLGAAQTGTGKTAAFTLPILTRLAPHANTSVSPARHPTRALILTPTRELADQVYESAKTYGKHLPLRSHVVFGGVDINGQTPQLRAGVEVLVATPGRLLDHVQQKSVNLSQVEILVLDEADRMLDMGFILDIKKIVGLLTNRKQTLLFSATFSPEIKKLAGEFLKDPVVIEVARQNATNDNVEQLLHPCETYRKRALLAHLIRTHQMSQVIVFNRTKQGADQVARDLKRDGFNCEAIHGDRDQKARLETLARFKEGTLQVLVATDVAARGLDISELPFVVNFELPNNPEDYVHRIGRTGRAGAKGVAISLVDPGEDKAYALIQKLIKKELPLTPVPGYSPGTTRPESPRREEPRQETYRGRERSTARATHAALEPNIPTMPKLREKPLNQVAALFLPPRPRLDPQ encoded by the coding sequence ATGACGTTTGCATCATTGGGGCTGGCGCCCGAAGTGCTCAAGGCAGTCGAAGAGCAGGGCTACGAGAACCCCACCCCGATCCAGGCGCAGGCGATTCCCTCGGTGCTGGCCGGGCGCGACATGCTGGGCGCGGCGCAGACGGGTACCGGCAAGACGGCGGCGTTCACGCTGCCCATCCTCACCCGGCTCGCCCCGCACGCCAACACCAGCGTCTCACCCGCCCGCCACCCGACCCGTGCACTGATCCTCACCCCGACGCGGGAACTGGCCGACCAGGTATACGAAAGCGCCAAGACCTACGGCAAGCATCTGCCGTTGCGCAGCCACGTGGTATTCGGCGGCGTCGACATCAACGGCCAGACGCCGCAGCTGCGCGCCGGCGTCGAGGTGCTGGTTGCCACGCCAGGCCGGTTGCTCGATCACGTGCAGCAGAAATCGGTGAACCTGTCGCAGGTCGAGATCCTGGTGCTGGATGAAGCCGACCGCATGCTGGACATGGGCTTCATCCTCGACATCAAGAAGATCGTCGGCTTGCTGACCAACCGCAAGCAGACCCTGCTGTTCTCGGCGACGTTCTCGCCCGAGATCAAGAAACTGGCCGGCGAGTTCCTCAAGGATCCGGTCGTCATCGAAGTGGCGCGGCAGAATGCGACCAACGACAACGTCGAGCAGTTGCTGCACCCGTGCGAGACGTACCGCAAGCGTGCCCTGCTGGCGCACCTGATCCGTACCCACCAGATGAGCCAGGTCATCGTGTTCAACCGCACCAAGCAGGGTGCCGATCAGGTGGCGCGTGACCTCAAGCGCGACGGCTTCAACTGCGAGGCCATCCACGGTGATCGCGACCAGAAGGCGCGTCTGGAAACGCTGGCACGCTTCAAGGAAGGCACGCTGCAGGTGCTGGTGGCGACCGATGTCGCCGCGCGTGGTCTCGATATTTCCGAGCTGCCCTTCGTCGTGAACTTCGAATTGCCGAACAATCCGGAAGACTATGTGCACCGCATTGGCCGCACCGGCCGTGCCGGCGCCAAGGGCGTGGCGATCTCGCTGGTCGATCCGGGCGAGGACAAGGCCTATGCCTTGATCCAGAAGCTGATCAAGAAGGAACTGCCGCTCACGCCGGTGCCGGGCTATTCGCCGGGCACTACGCGGCCCGAGTCGCCACGGCGTGAAGAGCCACGCCAGGAAACGTACCGCGGGCGCGAACGCAGCACGGCGCGCGCCACCCACGCGGCGCTCGAACCCAACATCCCCACCATGCCCAAGCTGCGCGAGAAGCCGCTGAACCAGGTTGCGGCGCTGTTCCTGCCTCCCAGGCCACGGCTCGATCCCCAGTAA
- the prmB gene encoding 50S ribosomal protein L3 N(5)-glutamine methyltransferase — MYDLARDQFQTLRDCLRFAVSRFAEAELVFGHGTDNAYDEAAYLLLATLKLPLDTLEPFLDARLLPQEVDAAITAIERRAVERIPAAYITREAFLGDHRFYVDERVIVPRSFIAELLRDDAFSPWIEHPELVHRAVDLCTGSGCLAILLAHAYPDALIDAVDLSPDALDVAEINVANYNLGEQIDLIDGDLFEPLEGEVYDLIVSNPPYVDAESVAELPAEYLHEPELALGSGDDGLDVTRRLIQTASGHLNPQGVLVVEIGHNREALEAAYPQLPFVWLDTSGGDGFVFLLTREMLVEAGF, encoded by the coding sequence ATGTACGACCTCGCCCGCGACCAGTTCCAGACCCTGCGCGACTGCCTGCGCTTTGCCGTCTCGCGCTTCGCCGAGGCCGAGCTCGTGTTCGGCCACGGCACCGACAACGCCTACGACGAGGCCGCCTACCTGCTGCTGGCAACGCTCAAGCTGCCGCTCGACACGTTGGAGCCGTTCCTCGACGCCCGCCTGCTGCCGCAGGAGGTCGATGCCGCCATCACCGCGATCGAGCGGCGTGCGGTCGAACGCATTCCGGCGGCCTACATCACGCGCGAAGCCTTTCTCGGCGACCACCGGTTCTACGTGGACGAGCGCGTGATCGTGCCGCGCTCCTTCATTGCCGAGCTGCTGCGCGACGACGCGTTCTCGCCGTGGATCGAGCACCCGGAGCTGGTACACCGTGCCGTCGACCTCTGCACCGGTTCGGGCTGCCTCGCCATCCTGCTGGCCCACGCCTACCCGGATGCATTGATCGACGCGGTCGATCTCTCGCCGGACGCGCTCGACGTCGCCGAGATCAATGTTGCCAACTACAACCTGGGTGAGCAGATCGATCTCATCGATGGCGATCTGTTCGAGCCGCTGGAGGGCGAGGTCTACGATCTGATCGTCTCCAACCCACCGTATGTCGACGCCGAATCGGTAGCCGAACTGCCGGCCGAATACCTGCATGAGCCGGAGCTGGCGCTGGGTAGCGGCGACGACGGCCTCGACGTGACCCGCCGGCTGATCCAGACCGCCAGCGGCCATCTCAATCCGCAGGGCGTGCTCGTGGTCGAGATTGGCCACAACCGCGAAGCGCTGGAAGCCGCCTATCCGCAGCTGCCCTTCGTCTGGCTCGATACCTCGGGCGGTGATGGTTTTGTGTTCCTCCTCACCCGCGAGATGCTGGTCGAAGCCGGCTTCTGA
- a CDS encoding beta-1,3-glucanase family protein: MIQRWRVWLTLLVGLLCFARAALAADYTQGVSVSGSVATVWFKSSVNTSWADIHYKVNNGAQQNVRMAFSSANARYEQKVDVASGNVINYSFTYNNGTPAFDTGSFSYTVGSGTSQPTATPVPPTAAPTTPPASGSCAVWAEGNTYAAGSVVSYNGASYTALVTHTAYVGANWNPAATPTLWKTGGSCGGTATPTPRPTATPTPKPAVTPTPQPTATPVPQPGAAVPGKLEAEAWTAMSGVQTEATTDTGAGLNVGWVETGDWLDYRVNVATARSYTVQFRVAATAAGGSIQLRNASGTVLGSVAVPNTGNWQGWTTVSTSVTLPAGNQVLRVHAASGGWNLNWINFSTGTTPTPTPVPGVTPTPIPGDIPVGPNVMTLKLQNETNGAYRDDQVYWSVIGYNPATKMLSWVDKNGNLIPASVSDNDAPNRLVKNGQNYSNYFYKLSEANWVSLPRIDSGRMFVSVGSPLYIKINTAGDGRTGFAGPDLGNPTDPNQDVYFEWVEFTVDQYGYHGNSTRVDQFGFPIRTRLIGKDGFDRTLGETQSRAAIFAAFKAEMPAEFQKLVKEPYRIVAPGKAGFGHGGASSNYFDNYVNQVWDYYRTRDLVFTAEAGTFRGRVIGNDFVFSKDGGPQNLYIKGKPITQDILEGSGNLATPTSSDGVTASQELVVQAQITAAFNRHLLITVDPANWSNASYYYLQGPANFFAKFWHDHSIDGLAYGFCYDDVRGHSSLLEHGSPKALVVSVGW, translated from the coding sequence ATGATACAGAGATGGAGAGTGTGGCTGACCCTGCTGGTCGGCCTGTTGTGCTTTGCGCGTGCGGCACTTGCCGCCGACTACACCCAGGGCGTGAGCGTCAGCGGCTCCGTTGCCACCGTCTGGTTCAAATCCAGCGTCAACACCAGCTGGGCGGACATCCACTACAAGGTCAACAACGGGGCGCAGCAGAACGTGCGCATGGCCTTCAGCAGTGCCAACGCCCGCTATGAACAGAAGGTCGACGTTGCCAGTGGCAACGTGATCAATTATTCATTCACCTACAACAACGGCACGCCGGCCTTCGACACCGGCAGCTTCAGCTACACCGTCGGCAGCGGCACCTCGCAGCCGACCGCCACGCCGGTGCCGCCCACCGCCGCCCCGACCACGCCGCCGGCCTCCGGCAGCTGCGCCGTCTGGGCCGAAGGCAACACCTACGCCGCAGGCAGCGTGGTCAGCTACAACGGCGCGAGCTACACCGCCCTTGTCACGCATACCGCCTATGTCGGTGCCAATTGGAATCCCGCCGCCACGCCGACCCTGTGGAAAACCGGTGGCAGCTGCGGCGGCACCGCCACGCCGACCCCGCGCCCCACAGCCACCCCGACCCCCAAGCCAGCGGTCACCCCCACTCCACAACCGACCGCCACGCCAGTGCCGCAACCGGGTGCAGCCGTGCCAGGAAAGCTCGAGGCCGAAGCCTGGACTGCGATGAGCGGTGTGCAGACCGAAGCCACCACCGATACCGGAGCCGGCCTCAACGTGGGCTGGGTGGAAACCGGTGACTGGCTCGATTACCGCGTCAACGTCGCCACCGCCCGCAGCTACACCGTGCAGTTCCGCGTTGCCGCCACCGCGGCCGGCGGCAGCATCCAGCTGCGTAACGCATCCGGCACCGTGCTAGGCAGCGTAGCCGTGCCGAATACCGGCAACTGGCAGGGCTGGACCACCGTATCGACCAGTGTCACGCTGCCGGCCGGCAACCAGGTACTGCGCGTGCATGCGGCCAGCGGCGGCTGGAACCTGAACTGGATCAACTTCAGCACCGGCACCACGCCGACCCCGACGCCCGTTCCCGGCGTAACCCCGACCCCGATCCCCGGCGACATCCCAGTCGGCCCGAACGTGATGACGCTGAAGCTGCAGAACGAGACCAACGGCGCCTATCGCGATGACCAGGTGTATTGGTCGGTGATCGGCTACAACCCGGCCACCAAGATGCTGTCGTGGGTGGACAAGAACGGCAACCTGATCCCGGCCTCGGTCTCCGACAACGACGCACCGAACCGCCTGGTGAAGAACGGTCAGAACTACTCCAACTACTTCTACAAGCTGTCGGAAGCCAATTGGGTATCGCTGCCGCGGATCGATTCCGGCCGCATGTTCGTCAGCGTCGGCTCGCCGCTTTACATCAAGATCAATACCGCAGGTGATGGCCGTACCGGCTTCGCCGGGCCTGATCTGGGCAACCCGACCGATCCGAACCAGGACGTGTACTTCGAGTGGGTGGAATTCACCGTCGACCAGTACGGCTATCACGGCAACTCGACCCGCGTCGACCAGTTCGGCTTCCCGATCCGTACCCGCCTGATCGGCAAGGATGGCTTCGATCGCACGCTGGGCGAGACCCAGTCCCGCGCCGCGATCTTCGCCGCCTTCAAGGCCGAGATGCCGGCCGAGTTCCAGAAGCTGGTGAAAGAGCCGTACCGCATCGTTGCACCAGGCAAGGCCGGCTTCGGCCACGGCGGCGCGTCGAGCAACTACTTCGACAACTACGTGAACCAGGTGTGGGACTACTACCGCACACGTGATCTGGTGTTCACGGCCGAGGCCGGTACCTTCCGCGGCCGCGTGATCGGCAACGACTTCGTGTTCAGCAAGGATGGTGGCCCGCAAAACCTGTACATCAAGGGCAAGCCGATCACCCAGGACATCCTGGAAGGCTCCGGCAATCTGGCCACGCCGACCTCCAGCGATGGTGTCACCGCCTCGCAGGAACTGGTGGTGCAGGCGCAGATCACCGCCGCCTTCAACCGCCACCTCTTGATCACGGTCGACCCGGCCAACTGGAGCAACGCCAGCTACTACTACCTGCAAGGACCGGCGAACTTCTTCGCCAAGTTCTGGCACGACCACAGCATCGACGGTCTGGCCTACGGCTTCTGCTATGACGATGTCCGCGGTCACAGCAGCCTGCTGGAGCATGGCTCGCCCAAGGCCCTGGTGGTGAGCGTGGGCTGGTAA
- a CDS encoding acetyltransferase, with protein MTATLRPARPDDLPALFAVWRNAVLATHQFLSADDFAFYESLVRDVYLPQAHLTVAVDAADVPLGFIGCTGSQIDALFVDPVAHGQGIGSRLLRSVRQTGGGLLVDVNEQNLGARAFYERMGYSVVSRREHDDAGRPYPVLGLVASDQPWIVVVALACVRNGRLLVVRKRGTSRFMLPGGKPEPGETSLVALAREIEEELGCGVTGLDPLGRFAAPAANEAAHRVLADIFTGELVGEIAAAAEIEAVDWLDLQAPELPLAPLLEDAVLPVLAAS; from the coding sequence ATGACCGCAACGCTGCGCCCTGCGCGTCCCGACGATCTGCCCGCGCTGTTTGCTGTATGGCGCAATGCCGTGCTGGCGACCCACCAGTTCCTGTCCGCCGACGACTTCGCCTTCTACGAGAGCCTGGTTCGTGACGTGTACCTGCCACAGGCCCACCTCACCGTGGCGGTGGATGCCGCGGATGTGCCGTTGGGTTTCATCGGTTGCACCGGCAGCCAGATCGATGCCTTGTTCGTCGATCCCGTCGCGCATGGCCAAGGCATTGGCAGCCGCTTGCTGCGCAGCGTGCGTCAAACAGGTGGTGGGTTGCTGGTCGACGTGAACGAGCAGAACCTTGGTGCGCGGGCGTTCTATGAGCGCATGGGCTACAGCGTGGTCAGCCGGCGCGAGCATGACGACGCTGGCCGGCCTTATCCGGTGCTGGGCTTGGTCGCGAGTGATCAGCCCTGGATCGTAGTGGTGGCGCTTGCTTGCGTGCGCAACGGCCGCCTGCTGGTGGTGCGCAAGCGTGGCACCAGCCGTTTCATGCTGCCCGGTGGTAAGCCGGAACCCGGCGAAACCTCGTTGGTTGCGCTGGCGCGGGAGATTGAAGAGGAGCTGGGTTGTGGCGTCACCGGGCTCGATCCACTCGGCCGCTTCGCCGCACCCGCCGCCAACGAAGCGGCCCACAGGGTGCTGGCGGATATCTTTACCGGCGAGCTGGTCGGGGAAATTGCCGCGGCAGCGGAAATCGAGGCCGTCGATTGGCTGGATCTGCAGGCGCCTGAGCTGCCGTTGGCACCGCTATTAGAAGACGCAGTATTGCCCGTGTTAGCTGCAAGCTGA
- a CDS encoding FKBP-type peptidyl-prolyl cis-trans isomerase, with translation MQIAKDTAVTIEYEMYDAEGKLIDKTEEPIAYLHGGYDNILPLVEEALHGKGVGDSIDVTMEADDAFGEFEPELVRTEEKSVFPMEVEVGMMFEADDPETGDVLLFRVTEIEGTQVTVDANHPFAGMKIRFVGKVQEVRAATAEEIAHGHVHGAHGHHH, from the coding sequence ATGCAAATCGCCAAAGACACCGCCGTCACCATCGAATACGAGATGTACGATGCCGAAGGCAAGCTGATCGACAAGACCGAGGAGCCGATCGCCTATCTGCATGGCGGTTACGACAACATCCTGCCGCTGGTTGAGGAAGCGCTGCACGGTAAGGGCGTGGGCGACAGCATCGACGTCACCATGGAAGCCGACGACGCCTTCGGCGAGTTCGAGCCCGAGCTCGTGCGCACTGAGGAAAAGAGCGTGTTCCCAATGGAGGTCGAGGTCGGCATGATGTTCGAGGCCGATGATCCGGAAACCGGCGACGTGCTGCTGTTCCGCGTCACCGAGATCGAAGGCACCCAGGTCACCGTCGACGCCAACCATCCGTTCGCTGGCATGAAGATCCGCTTCGTTGGCAAGGTGCAGGAAGTGCGTGCCGCCACCGCCGAGGAAATTGCCCACGGCCATGTGCACGGCGCCCACGGCCACCATCACTGA
- a CDS encoding peroxiredoxin — translation MLNPGEHAPDFALPTASMELLQLSELLREHHVVLYFFNKDHTPGGIAEAVEFSDRVSAFAGHNARILGVSMDDCLEHEVFREEQGIEFDLLSDAEGEVSRSYHALREWSANGVIRYGIERSTFVIEQGGLIRHAFYHVSPKGHAAQILSLVQTLG, via the coding sequence ATGCTGAACCCTGGAGAACACGCCCCCGATTTTGCGCTGCCGACGGCCAGCATGGAGCTGCTTCAGCTGTCCGAGCTGCTGCGCGAGCACCATGTGGTGCTCTACTTCTTCAACAAGGATCACACGCCTGGCGGCATCGCCGAAGCGGTGGAATTCAGCGACCGGGTGTCCGCCTTCGCCGGCCACAATGCCCGCATCCTGGGTGTGAGCATGGACGATTGCCTGGAGCATGAGGTCTTCCGCGAGGAGCAGGGCATCGAGTTCGACCTGCTCTCCGACGCCGAGGGGGAGGTCAGCCGCAGCTACCATGCGCTGCGGGAGTGGTCCGCGAACGGCGTGATAAGATACGGCATCGAGCGCTCGACCTTCGTGATCGAGCAGGGTGGGCTGATCCGCCATGCTTTCTATCATGTGTCGCCCAAGGGCCACGCGGCACAAATCCTCTCACTTGTTCAAACCCTAGGATGA
- a CDS encoding cupin domain-containing protein, whose translation MSTTLLGGITPQQFLTEYWQKKPLLVRGAVTDFPELMDFPRLKALAQRDDVESRLIEFKRDRWHMEHGPFEARRFAKLGETDWTILVQNVNQHVPHIAELLYRFNFLPYYRLDDLMISYAPPGGSVGPHYDSYDVFLLQVGGRKRWQISSDDAANFIEDAPIRVLKDFSPQQEWVLEHGDMLYLPPKYAHHGVALDPGMTYSIGFRAPTQQEIANRFLEFLQDELQADGMYADPQRQPTATPGLIDTGFTADIGGMLGAIRWDDEMVARFTGRYFTEPKAHVFFEPPEAALDFDEFAEQVAEHGVALDLKSQMLYDADHIYLNGDELDAEPAARPDLLRLADARGLPPGDYDEATLEALYTCYDYGYLYPAHV comes from the coding sequence ATGAGCACAACACTGCTGGGCGGCATCACCCCGCAACAATTCCTCACCGAGTACTGGCAAAAGAAGCCGCTGCTGGTCCGTGGCGCCGTCACCGACTTTCCGGAGCTGATGGATTTCCCCCGGCTCAAGGCGCTGGCGCAGCGCGACGACGTGGAATCGCGGCTGATCGAATTCAAGCGCGACCGCTGGCACATGGAGCACGGCCCGTTCGAGGCGCGGCGCTTCGCCAAGCTCGGTGAAACCGACTGGACCATCCTGGTGCAGAACGTGAACCAGCATGTGCCGCACATCGCCGAGCTGCTCTACCGCTTCAACTTCCTGCCCTACTACCGGCTGGACGACCTGATGATTTCCTACGCACCGCCCGGCGGCTCGGTCGGCCCGCACTACGATTCCTACGATGTCTTTCTGCTGCAGGTGGGCGGCAGGAAGCGCTGGCAGATCTCCAGCGATGATGCGGCCAACTTCATCGAGGATGCGCCGATCCGCGTGCTCAAGGATTTCTCGCCGCAACAGGAATGGGTGCTGGAGCACGGCGACATGCTGTACCTGCCGCCCAAGTACGCCCATCACGGCGTGGCGCTCGATCCAGGCATGACCTACAGCATCGGCTTTCGCGCGCCCACCCAGCAGGAGATCGCCAACCGCTTTCTCGAATTCCTGCAGGATGAGTTGCAGGCCGATGGCATGTATGCCGATCCACAACGCCAGCCGACCGCCACACCAGGCCTGATCGATACCGGCTTCACCGCCGACATCGGCGGCATGCTCGGCGCCATCCGCTGGGATGACGAGATGGTGGCCCGCTTCACTGGCCGCTATTTCACCGAGCCCAAGGCCCATGTGTTCTTCGAGCCGCCCGAAGCCGCGCTCGACTTTGACGAATTCGCCGAGCAAGTGGCCGAACACGGCGTGGCGCTCGATCTGAAATCGCAGATGCTCTACGACGCCGATCACATCTACTTGAATGGCGACGAACTGGACGCCGAGCCCGCCGCCCGGCCGGACCTGCTCCGCCTAGCCGACGCGCGCGGATTGCCACCCGGCGACTATGATGAAGCCACTCTGGAAGCACTCTATACCTGCTATGACTACGGCTACCTTTACCCCGCACACGTTTGA
- a CDS encoding DUF7931 domain-containing protein, with the protein MTTATFTPHTFDRNAEYEAALLALIASARRELRLFEKNFAETGLSSRAFAEALARGFAEHDELKVTLLALEPDHIAAHCPRILDLRETWSHRFTMLRITQAPELWHAGFAIADNTRYVKRHHFDWPRGETSDDGRVIAGLNEVWDNLLQYAEVEIAWQRLRL; encoded by the coding sequence ATGACTACGGCTACCTTTACCCCGCACACGTTTGATCGCAACGCCGAATACGAGGCTGCGCTGCTAGCGCTGATTGCCAGCGCCCGGCGTGAGCTGAGGCTGTTCGAAAAGAACTTCGCCGAAACCGGCCTTTCCAGCCGCGCGTTCGCCGAAGCACTAGCACGCGGCTTTGCCGAGCACGATGAACTGAAGGTGACGCTGCTCGCGCTGGAGCCCGATCATATCGCCGCACATTGCCCGCGCATCCTCGACCTGCGCGAAACCTGGTCGCACCGCTTCACCATGCTGCGTATCACTCAGGCGCCTGAGTTGTGGCACGCCGGCTTCGCCATCGCGGACAACACCCGCTATGTAAAGCGCCATCACTTCGACTGGCCGCGCGGCGAAACCAGCGACGACGGCCGGGTCATCGCCGGCCTCAACGAGGTTTGGGACAACCTGCTGCAGTACGCCGAAGTCGAGATCGCCTGGCAGCGACTGCGGCTGTGA
- a CDS encoding DMT family transporter, giving the protein MNPWHQALRRWHTDGRLYAVLSAAGFSLKAVFVKLGYAAGPVDALTLLAMRMALALPLFGWLIWLSRREGHAEPLSRLDWLRVVLLGTFGYYLSSLFDFYGLEYISAGLERLILYVYPTLVLLLHAALTRQRPGRRVVQAMAICYLGLGVAFVHDISLAGHGAQVLTGAAWVFVSAVTYALYYLGTGAMLKRLGSMRLAGLAGAVSSVLVLGHYAVAGSPAQLTVLPPAVWWNAGLMALLSTALPVYWMALAIQRMGASQAAAIGSLGPVLTLLASWLLLGEVLSLYQIAGLALVMFGVSRLKPAQPAPAVVPQSAAEMTSLRRSEAG; this is encoded by the coding sequence ATGAACCCTTGGCACCAGGCGCTCCGGCGCTGGCACACAGATGGTCGCCTGTACGCGGTGCTCTCAGCGGCCGGCTTCAGCCTGAAGGCGGTGTTCGTGAAGCTGGGCTATGCCGCCGGGCCAGTCGATGCGCTCACTCTGCTTGCCATGCGCATGGCGTTGGCCTTGCCGCTGTTCGGCTGGCTGATCTGGCTCAGTCGCCGCGAAGGTCACGCCGAACCGCTGTCACGCCTCGACTGGTTGCGTGTGGTGCTCTTGGGCACCTTTGGCTACTACCTCTCCAGCCTGTTCGATTTCTACGGCCTGGAGTACATCAGCGCCGGGTTGGAACGCCTGATCCTCTATGTCTATCCCACGCTGGTGCTGCTGCTCCATGCCGCGCTCACCCGGCAGCGGCCGGGCAGGCGCGTGGTGCAGGCGATGGCGATCTGCTACCTGGGCCTGGGCGTGGCGTTCGTGCACGACATCAGCCTGGCGGGCCATGGCGCTCAGGTGTTGACCGGCGCGGCCTGGGTGTTTGTCAGTGCGGTGACCTATGCACTTTACTACCTCGGCACCGGCGCCATGCTGAAGCGCTTGGGCTCGATGCGGCTGGCCGGGCTGGCCGGCGCGGTGTCGTCGGTGTTGGTGCTGGGGCACTACGCGGTAGCCGGTTCCCCGGCGCAGCTCACGGTGCTGCCGCCGGCAGTCTGGTGGAACGCTGGCTTGATGGCGTTGCTGTCCACTGCCTTGCCGGTGTACTGGATGGCGCTGGCGATCCAGCGCATGGGCGCGTCGCAGGCCGCCGCGATCGGCAGCCTCGGCCCGGTGCTCACCCTGCTCGCGTCCTGGCTGCTGCTGGGTGAAGTGTTGTCGCTTTACCAGATTGCCGGGCTGGCGTTGGTGATGTTTGGGGTATCGCGGCTGAAGCCGGCGCAACCGGCGCCGGCAGTGGTGCCGCAGTCTGCGGCTGAGATGACGAGCTTGCGGCGTAGTGAGGCCGGATAG
- a CDS encoding LysR family transcriptional regulator, with product MHFDLIDLRLLLAIEDSGSLSKAAATFPIAVSAASNRLRNFEARSGLTLFARSSDGMSATPAGRLVLDRARQVLAETAKLNDTLRDLAGQRRITLRLAATTVANSTFLPAALGPFLADYPEVDLQLVERNSVDVLSAVQAGEMELGVFDGNLPTQGMLSLPFRQDKLVLLVPRGHALANATAVRLQAALDLPFVCLPPERAMQRFIEDMAARNARPLKIRVRAPSFGAIAQLVAQQVGIAMLPEAAAARYALEQPVQIIPLDDAWATRELRICLQSWEGLSVHARQLVTYLAPEG from the coding sequence ATGCACTTCGATCTGATCGACCTGCGCTTGCTGCTCGCCATCGAGGACAGCGGCAGCCTGAGCAAGGCGGCAGCCACCTTCCCCATTGCCGTCTCCGCCGCCAGCAACCGCCTGCGCAACTTCGAGGCCCGTAGTGGACTGACACTGTTCGCCCGCAGCAGCGATGGCATGAGCGCCACCCCGGCAGGCCGCCTGGTGCTCGATCGCGCACGACAGGTGCTCGCCGAAACCGCCAAACTGAACGATACGCTGCGCGATCTTGCCGGCCAGCGTCGCATCACGCTGCGGCTGGCCGCCACCACGGTGGCCAACAGCACCTTCCTGCCTGCGGCGCTCGGCCCCTTTCTTGCCGATTACCCGGAGGTGGACCTGCAGTTGGTGGAGCGCAACAGCGTGGATGTGCTGAGCGCAGTGCAGGCCGGCGAGATGGAGCTAGGCGTGTTCGACGGCAATCTGCCTACCCAAGGCATGCTGTCGCTGCCATTCCGCCAGGACAAGCTGGTGCTGCTGGTGCCACGCGGTCATGCGCTAGCCAACGCCACCGCGGTGCGGCTGCAGGCCGCGCTCGACCTCCCCTTCGTCTGCCTGCCTCCGGAACGCGCCATGCAGCGCTTCATCGAAGACATGGCCGCCCGCAACGCCCGCCCGCTGAAGATCCGCGTGCGTGCGCCGAGCTTCGGCGCCATTGCGCAGCTGGTGGCGCAGCAGGTCGGCATCGCCATGCTCCCCGAAGCCGCCGCGGCGCGCTACGCGCTGGAACAGCCGGTGCAGATCATCCCGCTCGACGACGCCTGGGCCACGCGGGAGCTGCGCATCTGCCTGCAGAGCTGGGAAGGTCTGTCGGTACACGCGCGGCAGTTGGTAACGTATCTGGCGCCGGAGGGATAG